From the Salmo trutta chromosome 2, fSalTru1.1, whole genome shotgun sequence genome, one window contains:
- the cox7a2l gene encoding cytochrome c oxidase subunit 7A2-like, mitochondrial: protein MTYYKFSGFSQRLTGSAPATAYSPQGLRSGLPAEPPTMTFATPTKMVSESGAMVEYLGVNKVPYFQRLFQTSDGVPVHLKRGVPDRLLYRTTMALTVGGALYCLVALYIAARPRKTT, encoded by the exons ATGACATACTACAAGTTCAGCGGGTTCAGCCAGAGGTTGACAGGGTCGGCACCGGCCACCGCCTACAGTCCGCAG GGTCTGAGGTCTGGTTTGCCAGCAGAGCCTCCCACCATGACGTTTGCTACACCCACCAAGATGGTGTCAGAGTCAGGGGCCATGGTGGAATACCTAGGGGTGAACAAGGTGCCATACTTCCAGAGACTgttccag ACGTCAGATGGCGTTCCAGTCCATCTGAAGAGAGGTGTCCCTGACAGACTGTTGTACCGCACCACCATGGCCCTGACAGTAGGAGGAGCACTTTACTGCCTCGTGGCCCTCTACATCGCTGCACGACCCAGGAAAACGACCTAA